A genomic region of Colletotrichum destructivum chromosome 5, complete sequence contains the following coding sequences:
- a CDS encoding Putative ankyrin repeat-containing domain superfamily — MSRFFRPDVESSDDDNDNPVTLSEPSGSPDPASTRPQHSRKSSSNSLSSLSSESQPPLLDCPTLPVPVSLIPTIRGRRSSRSASPPDPLPALLVQDILRSVPSLDMENEEDLHLKFTYKRYNCDGIDIWLQAIVPETGDSLVHAIVRSGRIGAFGACQLHPTCGNGTARFQGQRERHILFMHQNREGDNGLHVAARTGGLPLVRAVLRAFVGRDTDDGANTPGEFDRHELPGDKERMFSWQAKRILFMEARNRAGRTAAEEARHHGHREVAGFLEHVLDSSYPSDCGDRESMRQLARSIWGL, encoded by the coding sequence ATGTCCAGGTTTTTCCGACCCGACGTTGAATcgtccgacgacgacaatgatAACCCAGTCACCCTCTCAGAACCATCCGGTTCACCTGATCCGGCGTCAACCCGCCCCCAACACAGTCGCAAATCCAGCTCGAACAGCCtttcctccttgtcctcggaGTCCCAACCCCCTCTCCTCGATTGTCCGACCCTACCTGTCCCTGTCAGTCTAATTCCCACTATCAGGGGTCGGCGGAGTAGCCGCTCTGCCAGTCCGCCTGATCCCCTCCCTGCGCTGCTTGTCCAGGACATTCTCCGGTCAGTTCCAAGTCTGGACATGGAAAATGAAGAGGATCTACACCTTAAGTTTACCTACAAGCGGTACAACTGTGATGGCATTGATATTTGGCTCCAGGCCATTGTCCCTGAGACGGGCGACTCGCTCGTCCACGCCATTGTCCGTTCGGGGCGCATCGGAGCTTTTGGGGCGTGCCAACTCCATCCAACCTGCGGAAACGGGACGGCACGGTTTCAAGGCCAACGCGAGAGGCACATCTTGTTCATGCATCAGAACAGGGAGGGTGACAACGGGCTGCATGTCGCCGCGCGGACAGGGGGGCTGCCTCTGGTAAGGGCAGTGCTGCGTGCCTTTGTGGGCAGGGACACGGATGACGGGGCGAACACCCCGGGGGAGTTTGACCGACATGAGCTGCCCGGGGACAAGGAGCGCATGTTCTCCTGGCAGGCGAAGAGGATCCTGTTCATGGAAGCGAGAAACAGGGCGGGAAGAACCGCTGCAGAGGAGGCTCGGCATCATGGACACAGGGAGGTGGCTGGCTTTCTGGAGCACGTTCtcgacagttcataccctTCCGATTGCGGCGATAGAGAGAGCATGAGACAGCTAGCCAGGTCGATATGGGGATTATAA
- a CDS encoding Putative Annexin superfamily codes for MSLQVDDRSRRTRSRSPGRRERSRSRGPAPPAMVDPPREPSYAYPEDDLDDRYARDRGDRDRAARVVTAEPGSGTTMSGAIPYPEDTSDAMFPGTKSLYDYDDRRAAPSYRPPPSPQDSYYRNSRETYEDQHARTPEPRDDDKLKYLPAKYSNHSRSSSKYGNEAEYPPSRPPRSDTADLYPPPKPPRPVSPGGYAYAQPQPYEYAKPDEKAKKKEEKKKALEENLAYGFDPHASRPGLAPEPRYSGRAPSPGPQISAGAQAYYGNDPRVSSNILTVEPGSRMRDKSPQPPTHRMSNLSVNTGHHALNMSMSLANAPGSPLLESYHGTYQDMSPMPSPMLLASSSQDLQVMEPLSPIGSDDEGRRRRRARFHDIEDDAARIAKALRSDRKHPDPEPLIEILPGLTHDQVMDLRREYKALVKTGSDRKGVNVAKHIRSRLKDAEPNLMKACYSTALGQWESEAYWANFWYQGDKTRRELLIESLMGRTNHEIRLIKDGFSDKKYDNSLTKCMKTELKEDKFKKAVLLVLEERRMEEYDPYGRRLAIDYHLVEDDVADLRKAVKSEKGGESLMISIVVQRSDSHLREVLKLYERTYRSNFARDALKKSGNLVGELLAHVLNGVINKPVRDALLVHHALTASRKDALRRELLISRLVRFHWDRHHLEAIKRAYRERYGRDMQEAVREGTSGEWGLFCRELCIYRMPNDVKSYEKVSVQVR; via the exons ATGTCTctccaggtcgacgaccgTAGTCGTCGAACCCGCTCGCGCTCCCCGGGCCGTCGCGAGCGCAGTCGCAGTCGCGGCCCCGCGCCCCCTGCCATGGTCGACCCCCCGCGGGAGCCCAGCTACGCTTACCCGGAGGACGACCTTGACGACAGGTATGCCCGGGACCGGGGGGACCGGGACAGAGCCGCGCGTGTCGTCACCGCCGAACCAGGTTCCGGCACCACCATGTCGGGGGCCATCCCCTATCCGGAAGACACCAGCGACGCAATGTTCCCCGGCACCAAGTCTCTCTACGACTACGATGACCGCCGCGCTGCTCCGTCCTACCGCCCACCCCCGTCTCCCCAGGACAGCTACTACCGCAACTCGCGCGAAACCTATGAAGACCAGCACGCGCGCACGCCCGAACCACGCGATGACGACAAGTTGAAATACCTCCCGGCCAAGTACAGCAATCAtagccgcagcagcagcaagtATGGCAATGAGGCCGAGTACCCGCCCTCTAGACCCCCTCGTTCAGATACGGCCGACCTGTACCCCCCTCCGAagcctcctcgccctgtCTCCCCCGGCGGCTACGCCTACGCCCAGCCCCAGCCTTATGAGTATGCAAAGCccgacgagaaggccaaaaagaaggaggagaagaagaaggcacTGGAGGAGAACCTCGCGTACGGCTTCGATCCCCACGCGTCCAGGCCGGGCTTGGCCCCTGAGCCCCGGTACTCTGGCCGCGCGCCGAGCCCAGGGCCGCAGATCTCAGCCGGCGCCCAGGCCTACTACGGCAACGATCCCCGCGTCTCATCCAACATCTTGACCGTTGAGCCCGGCAGCCGCATGCGCGACAAGTCGCCTCAGCCGCCGACTCATCGCATGTCTAACTTGTCTGTAAACACGGGCCATCACGCACTGAACATGAGCATGTCGTTGGCGAACGCGCCGGGATCGCCGTTGCTGGAGTCGTATCACGGCACATACCAAGACATGTCGCCGATGCCATCACCGATGCTGTTGGCCTCTTCGTCGCAGGATTTGCAGGTCATGGAGCCACTCTCCCCAATCGgctccgacgacgagggcaggcgacgtcggcgggcgcggttccacgacatcgaagacgatgccgcGAGAATCGCAAAGGCGCTCCGCAGCGACAGGAAACACCCGGATCCCGAGCCTCTGATTGAGATTCTTCCGGGCCTTACCCATGACCAGGTGATGGATCTCCGCAGGGAGTACAAGGCGCTCGTCAAGACTGGCTCGGACCGCAAAGGTGTCAACGTGGCCAAGCACATCCGCTCCCGcctcaaggacgccgagccgAACCTCATGAAGGCCTGCTACTCCACCGCGCTGGGACAATGGGAGAGCGAGGCATACTGGGCCAACTTCTGGTACCAAGGCGACAAGACGCGGCGGGAGCTCCTCATCGAATCTCTCATGGGCCGCACGAACCACGAGATCCGTCTCATCAAGGACGGCTTCAGCGACAAGAAGTACGACAACAGCCTGACCAAGTGCATGAAGACAGAGTTGAAGGAGGACAAGTTCAAGAAGGCCGTGCTCCTGGTGCTCGAGGAGCGCAGGATGGAGGAGTATGATCCCtacggccgccgcctggcCATTGACTACCACCttgtcgaagacgacgtcgcgGATCTGCGCAAGGCCGTCAAGTCGGAAAAGGGCGGCGAGTCGCTCATGATCAGCATCGTCGTGCAGAGAAGCGACTCGCATCTCCGCGAGGTGCTCAAGCTGTACGAGCGGACGTACAGATCCAACTTTGCCCGTGACGCGCTCAAAAAGAGCGGTAACCTTGTG GGAGAACTACTGGCCCAcgtcctcaacggcgtcATCAATAAGCCCGTCCGCGACGCCCTGCTCGTCCACCACGCCCTCACGGCGAGCCGCAAGGACGCTCTGCGCCGCGAGCTGCTCATCTCACGCCTCGTCCGCTTCCACTGGGaccgccaccacctcgaggccatcaagcgCGCCTACCGCGAGCGCTACGGCCGCGACATGCAGGAGGCTGTTCGGGAGGGCACGAGCGGCGAGTGGGGTCTCTTCTGCCGGGAGCTGTGCATCTACCGCATGCCGAACGACGTCAAGAGCTACGAGAAGGTATCGGTGCAAGTCCGGTAG
- a CDS encoding Putative fumarate lyase family, L-Aspartase, fumarase C, fumarase/histidase produces the protein MLRSAPARRAASGLANSRLTLGPRTCAKSLSTCSTRFTSSPAAIYPAANSSSRSANFTSPFSLQRSIHTTAPRMAETRTESDAFGEIQVPADKYWGAQTERSLENFKINQPQDRMPPPIIKAFGILKGAAAAVNVRYGLDEKIAKAIQQAAAEVADGKLLDHFPLVVWQTGSGTQSNMNANEVISNRAIEILGGVKGSKKPVHPNDHVNRSASSNDTFPTVMHIAAVLEIENELIPSLKSLRDALQKKVDEFDAKNIIKIGRTHLQDATPLTLGQEFSGYVAQLDAGIKRVESSLPDLRLLAQGGTAVGTGINTFQGFAEAIAEKVSKMTGTEFKTAPNKFEALAAHDAIVQAHGSLNTLAGSLSKIAQDIRYLGSGPRCGLGELILPENEPGSSIMPGKVNPTQCEALTMVCAQVMGNHVATTIGGMNGQFELNVYKPLIIRNLLHSVRILSDGMRSFEKNLVAGLQANEEKIASIMKESLMLVTTLNPKIGYDMASKVAKNAHKKGLTLKESALELNALSEEDFDKLVRPELMIGPSAYKS, from the exons ATGCTTCGTTCGGCACCCGCTCGTCGCGCCGCTTCCGGCCTGGCGAACTCACGGCTTACCCTTGGGCCGAGGACATGCGCGAAGAGCCTCTCCACATGCTCGACCCGAttcacctcctcccccgcaGCTATTTACCCCGCGGCGAACTCCTCCAGCAGATCAGCAAACTTCACCagccccttctccctccaGCGAAGCATTCACACCACCGCCCCCAGAATGGCCGAGACACGCACCGAGAGCGACGCCTTTGGCGAGATCCAGGTCCCCGCCGACAAGTACTGGGGCGCCCAGACTGAGCGTTCCCTCGAGAACTTCAAGATCAACCAGCCCCAGGACCGCATGCCTCCCCCGATCATCAAGGCCTTCGGCATCctcaagggcgccgccgctgccgtcaaCGTGCGCtacggcctcgacgagaagaTCGCAAAGGCCATccagcaggccgccgccgaggtcgccgatgGCAAGCTGCTCGACCACTTCCCCCTCGTCGTCTGGCAGACCGGCTCCGGCACCCAGTCCAACATGAACGCCAACGAGGTCATCTCCAACCGCGCCATCgagatcctcggcggcgtcaagggcaGCAAGAAGCCCGTCCACCCCAACGACCACGTCAAccgctccgcctcctccaacGACACCTTCCCCACCGTCATgcacatcgccgccgtcctcgagatcGAGAATGAACTCATCCCTTCCCTCAAGAGCCTCCGCGACGCCCTCCAGAAGAAGGTTGACGAGTTCGACGCCAAGAACATCATCAAGATCGGCCGCACCCACTTGCAGGATGCCACCCCCCTGACCCTCGGCCAGGAGTTCTCTGGCTacgtcgcccagctcgacgccggcatcaagAGAGTCGAGAGCTCCCTGCCGGAcctccgtcttctcgcccagggcggcaccgccgtcggcaccggcaTCAACACCTTCCAGggcttcgccgaggccatcgccgagaaggTCTCCAAGATGACCGGCACCGAGTTCAAGACCGCCCCTAACAAGttcgaggccctcgccgcccacgacgccatcgtccaGGCCCACGGCTCCCTCAACACCCTCGCCGGCTCCCTCTCCAAGATCGCCCAGGACATCCGCTACCTCGGCAGCGGCCCCCGCTGCGGTCTCGGCGAGCTCATCCTCCCCGAGAACGAGcccggcagcagcatcatgCCCGGCAAGGTCAACCCCACCCAGTGCGAGGCCCTCACCATGGTCTGCGCCCAGGTCATGGGCAACCACGTCGCGACCACCATCGGTGGCATGAACGGACAGTTCGAGCTCAACGTTTACAAGCCCCTGATCATCCGCAACCTTCTCCACAGCGTCCGCATCCTCTCCGACGGCATGCGTTCATTTGAGAAgaacctcgtcgccggcctccaGGCCAACGAGGAGAAGATTGCCAGCATCATGAAGGAGTC CCTCATGCTCGTCACCACCCTCAACCCTAAGATCGGCTACGACATGGCCTCCAAGGTCGCCAAGAACGCCCACAAGAAGGGCCTCACCCTCAAGGAGTCCGCTCTCGAGCTCAACGCTCTCTCCGAGGAGGACTTCGACAAGCTCGTCCGCCCCGAGCTCATGATCGGCCCCAGCGCCTACAAGTCGTAA
- a CDS encoding Putative phosphatidylinositol N-acetylglucosaminyltransferase subunit C: MSPTTPTDFGTFPPPLTRSSTLPVGSSTGGTNSANNSNTHIARQDRSRLAPEDAFLATSPPRRTVPSFSDASTGLDHRVARAHLRHGAVAGDRSRSRRSRKRTWKKLMWVKQSYPDNYTDQDTFLESLQRNPRLQPYDFWPLVADSTVIVQHACSVIVFIVFFVLIQQKRVSPVSFVSFGSLVTFLGWLLWERWEADEERKDLSGSAGSATAAGRREPSRRTGGVRRPPPHVDDASAASTVTTATSSVTNLSAGADRPARHSHSASASSLVSTTSTTSQPAHRRHSQEVTGHPPPRRSSFPLPGDDNSRLNQRLSTVKSAILIYSTLLGLSPILKSLTKSTSPDSIWAMSFWLLTINIFFFDYSGGVRVSIPASLSTNAALMASTVLASQLPSTGQVFSLTLFSIEVFGLFPVFRRYARHQSRAYHHAMTVFLVLGAGAGVGMIVGDDGSACCWPWKSVVAGMVVSVLIAAIAMGGCSWWLIGLQKYKNEIYGPWDPARPIIMSRRAWDDE; the protein is encoded by the coding sequence atgtcgccgacgacgccgacggacTTCGGCACCTTTCCCCCGCCCCTTACCCGCTCCTCCACACTCCCCGTCGGCTCCAGCACCGGTGGCACGAACAGCgccaacaacagcaacactCACATCGCGCGCCAAGACCGATCGCGCCTCGCCCCCGAAGATGCCTTCCTGGCAACCTCACCGCCGCGTCGAACCGTCCCTTCGTTCTCCGATGCCTCGACCGGACTAGATCACCGCGTCGCACGCGCCCACCTCCgacacggcgccgtcgccggcgaccgctcccgctcccgccgcAGTCGCAAGCGTACCTGGAAGAAGTTGATGTGGGTGAAGCAGAGCTACCCCGACAACTACACCGACCAGGACACCTTCCTCGAGAGCCTGCAGCGCAACCCGCGCCTGCAGCCCTACGACTTCTggcccctcgtcgccgatTCCACTGTCATCGTCCAGCACGCCTGCTCGGTCATCGTtttcatcgtcttcttcgtcctcatACAGCAGAAGCGCGTGTCGCCCGTGTCGTTCGTGTCCTTCGGCAGTCTGGTCACTTTTCTCGGCTGGCTGCTCTGGGAGCGCTgggaggccgacgaggagcgcaAGGACCTGAGTGGCTCGGCCGGcagcgcgacggcggccggacgGCGGGAACCGAGTCGGAGGACGGGTGGCGTgcgacgcccgccgccgcacgtcgacgacgcctcgGCTGCCTCAACCGTCACGACGGCCACGAGTTCCGTGACGAACctctccgccggcgccgaccgTCCGGCGCGACACTCCCactccgcctcggcgagctcccTCGTCtccacgacgtcgacgacctcgcagCCCGCCCACCGCCGTCACAGCCAGGAGGTCACGGGTCACCCCCCACCGCGCCGATCCTcattccccctccccggcgacgacaacagccGTCTCAACCAACGCCTCAGCACCGTCAAGAGCGCCATCCTCATCTACTCgaccctcctcggcctgtcGCCCATCCTCAAGTCCCTGACGAAATCGACCTCCCCAGACAGCATTTGGGCCATGTCCTTCTGGCTCCTAACCATTaacatcttcttcttcgatTACTCGGGCGGCGTGCGCGTCAGCATCCCCGCCTCGCTGTCGACCAACGCCGCActcatggcctcgacggTGCTCGCGAGTCAGCTGCCGTCGACTGGCCAGGTCTTCAGCCTCACGCTCTTCAGCATCGAGGTCTTTGGCCTGTTCCCCGTGTTCCGGCGTTACGCGCGGCATCAGAGCCGGGCCTACCACCACGCCATGACGGTCTTCcttgtcctcggcgccggcgcggggGTAGGCATGATcgtgggcgacgacgggagcgcctgctgctggccgtgGAAGAGCGTCGTCGCGGGCATGGTTGTGAGCGTGCTGATTGCTGCCATCGCGATGggcggctgcagctggtgGCTGATTGGGTTGCAAAAGTACAAGAACGAGATTTACGGCCCGTGGGACCCGGCGAGGCCGATCATCATGAGCCGACGTGCCTGGGACGATGAATGA
- a CDS encoding Putative extracellular membrane protein, CFEM, whose amino-acid sequence MKFTLALVAAGLVAAQDFSGQPECAIPCLRDAIPQVGCALTDTACQCTPANQQALVPFAASCLLAACNSADLGRAQAAAAAACSAFQATAGSAQPTASASGAVSSAAASPSASVSAAISSAVASASASASAALSSASAAVTSALNGTAAVSSATLTASRTASTANPSGTGASASTTTAASTNAAAQGSVAVGGLALAAIAGIVAAL is encoded by the exons ATGAAGTTCACCCTCGCtctcgttgccgccggcctcgtcgccgctcAGGACTTCTCTGGCCAGCCCGAGTGTGCC ATCCCGTGTCTGCGCGATGCCATCCCCCAGGTCGGCTGCGCCCTGACCGACACCGCTTGCCAGTGCACCCCGGCGAACCAGCAGGCCCTCGtccccttcgccgcctcCTGCCTGCTTGCCGCCTGCAACTCGGCCGACCTCGGCAGGGCccaggccgctgccgccgccgcctgctccGCCTTCCAGGCCACCGCCGGTTCTGCCCAGCCCACCGCCTCTGCTTCCGGTGCTGTTtcctctgccgccgcctcgccctcggcctccgtctcggccgccatTTCCTCCGCTGTCGCTTCCGCCAGCGCgtccgccagcgccgccctGTCCTCCGCGTCCGCCGCTGTCACCTCTGCCCTCAACGGCACTGCCGCCGTCAGCAGCGCCACCCTGACCGCCTCGCGCaccgcctccaccgccaacccctccggcaccggcgccagtgccagcaccaccactgctgcctccACCAACGCCGCTGCTCAGGGCTCCGTTGCCGTCGGTGGtctggccctcgccgccattGCCGGCATCGTTGCCGCCCTGTAA
- a CDS encoding Putative solute carrier family 35 member SLC35F1/F2/F6, protein MPGISSRLETILSLPLLRLPFARRIVETGTYTGTHTDTDPRRQRHAYEPLPTMDDTAKNLYAAPVTTTQITAGPDESELVNQGLHDIEARKVHWWSYFTTLDFWIVLLIGQILALCITSTNTFTSFLANNGVSIPAFQTVFNYILLFLIYFPVTIWKYGFKKWAGIVVRDGWKYFILSFLDVEGNYFTVLAYRYTNILSAQLLNFWAIVVVIVLSFFLLRVRYKIFQIVGILVAIGGCGVLLASDHLTGSNGGPGVDLVKGDLFALLGATLYGVTNVAEEWFVSRRPVYEVLSFMGMWGMCINGVQAAIFDRDSFREATWNGPAIGYLLGYTFALCLFYSLVPLLLRMASAAFYNISLLTGNFWGIIIGVNVFGYAVHWMYPIAFVLIILGQVAYFLAGSMLGDSKKPWLGDNQENGVAGLGTAKLKAINAARKRQMGTPGVSGTRERRPSAESVV, encoded by the coding sequence ATGCCCGGTATCTCATCCCGCCTCGAGACCATCCTGTCGCTACCGCTCCTGCGCCTTCCCTTCGCCAGGCGGATCGTAGAAACCGGCACCTATACCGGCACCCATACCGACACCGACCCCCGCCGACAGAGACACGCCTACGAGCCGCTGCCCACCATGGACGACACGGCAAAGAACTTGTacgcggcgccggtgacgacgacgcagatTACGGCCGGACCCGACGAGTCGGAGCTCGTAAACCAGGGCCTGCACGACATCGAGGCGCGCAAGGTGCACTGGTGGAGCTACTTCACGACGCTTGACTTCTGgatcgtcctcctcatcggccAAATCCTCGCCCTGTGCATCACGTCGACCAACACCTTCACCTCGTTCCTCGCCAACAACGGCGTCTCCATTCCGGCCTTCCAGACCGTCTTCAATTacatcctcctcttcctcatctaCTTCCCCGTCACCATCTGGAAGTATGGCTTCAAGAAGTGGGCAGGAATCGTGGTGCGCGACGGCTGGAAGTACTTCatcctctccttcctcgacgtcgagggcaacTACTTCACCGTGCTCGCCTACCGCTACACCAACATCCTCTCGGCCCAGCTGCTCAACTTCTGGgccattgtcgtcgtcatcgtgCTGTCCTTCTTCCTGCTGCGCGTGCGCTACAAGATCTTCCAGatcgtcggcatcctcgtcgccatcggcggctgcggcgtccttctcgccAGCGACCACCTCACCGGCTCCAACGGTGggcccggcgtcgacctgGTCAAGGGCGACCTCTTCGCCCTGCTCGGCGCCACCCTCTACGGCGTCACCAACGTTGCCGAGGAGTGGTTCGTCAGCCGCCGGCCCGTGTACGAGGTGCTCTCCTTCATGGGCATGTGGGGAATGTGCATCAACGGCGTGCAGGCCGCCATCTTCGACCGCGACTCGTTCCGTGAAGCCACCTGGAACGGCCCGGCCATCGGCTACCTGCTGGGCTACACCTTCGCCCTCTGCCTGTTTTACAGCCTtgtgccgctgctgctgcgcatGGCTAGCGCCGCCTTCTACAACATCTCGCTGCTGACGGGCAACTTCTggggcatcatcatcggcgtcaACGTCTTTGGCTACGCCGTCCACTGGATGTACCCCATCGCCTTCGTGCTCATTatcctcggccaggtcgcctacttcctcgccggcagtATGCTGGGCGACTCCAAGAAGCCGTGGCTGGGCGACAACCAGGAgaacggcgtcgccggcctgggcaCCGCTAAGCTCAAGGCCATTAACGCCGCGCGGAAGCGGCAGATGGGCACTCCTGGGGTGTCCGGCACCCGCGAGAGACGACCATCTGCCGAATCAGTTGTTTGA